The Vanessa atalanta chromosome 24, ilVanAtal1.2, whole genome shotgun sequence genome has a segment encoding these proteins:
- the LOC125073371 gene encoding 39S ribosomal protein L39, mitochondrial — protein MKQRALSLSKTLLLSHNSKGLPAIRCLSTKEAIDRRHHLFDLEKKRQLENIGRIEKIEVNYKGVPNDCTLIMNKDISTPYDCARHLGEWHTESSALALLDGTVYWDMHRPLTENCTLELQRFNIAEPQQVNKAFWRTCSLVLGACATVAFKDSVPVHLHSFPGPDIRSGSFIYDIDLPTLPDWKPTPQELHTLSAEYVQLCRKQLPIERLDVSQELALEMFVDNQHKAKQIPSIAKATGKVSLYKVDKFVDISKGPLISNTAQIGRVAVTSVHALTGSPDSEVKKLYRFQGVALPTGVILNHFAFSILTDRAKKLNSARSPINPFADQSNPAQESIAARA, from the exons TTCAAAAGGCTTGCCTGCTATCA GATGTTTAAGCACAAAAGAGGCGATTGATCGTCGTCATCATCTCTTCGATTTGGAGAAGAAGCGGCAACTTGAGAACATTGGGAGAATAGAGAAAATCGAAGTTAACTACAAAGGGGTTCCTAACGACTGCACGTTgattatgaataaagatatatcaacaCCTTACGACTGTGCAAGAC ATTTGGGAGAATGGCATACAGAGTCCAGTGCGTTAGCATTGCTCGATGGAACAGTGTACTGGGACATGCACAGACCTCTGACAGAGAACTGCACATTAGAA TTACAAAGGTTCAACATAGCGGAGCCGCAGCAAGTGAACAAGGCGTTCTGGCGCACGTGCTCGCTCGTGCTCGGCGCGTGCGCCACCGTCGCCTTCAAGGACTCCGTGCCCGTGCACTTACACAGCTTCCCGGGCCCAGACA TAAGAAGTGGTTCGTTCATATACGATATTGACCTTCCAACCCTGCCCGATTGGAAGCCAACCCCCCAGGAGCTGCACACCCTCAGTGCGGAGTACGTCCAACTGTGTCGGAAGCAGCTGCCCATCGAACGCCTTGATGTATCCCAGGAGCTTGCGTTGGAGATGTTTGTGGATAACCAGCATAAGGCTAAGCAGATACCGAGTATTGCGAAGGCTACCG GCAAAGTGTCACTGTACAAAGTGGACAAGTTCGTGGACATATCGAAGGGCCCGCTGATCAGCAACACGGCGCAGATCGGTCGCGTCGCCGTCACCTCCGTGCACGCCCTCACCG gttcCCCTGACAGCGAAGTGAAGAAATTGTATAGATTCCAAGGGGTGGCGTTGCCGACTGGAGTCATACTCAACCACTTCGCCTTCTCAATTCTAACCGACAGAGCTAAGAAATTG AACTCCGCTAGATCTCCGATCAATCCATTTGCCGATCAATCAAACCCAGCGCAAGAAAGTATAGCAGCTCGCGCGTAA